ACGCTCTTCAGACGCATTCGCCAAACTTTCCACTGTTGGAAACCAGTCCAAGAACCGTTCATAGTAAGGAATAACCGTATCCACCCTGGTCTGCTGGAGCATAATTTCAGACACCCAGATATGATAAGGATTTTTACTTCTACGCCACGGTAAATCTCGCTTGTTTCCATCATACCAGTTGAGGAGTTTCTCACGAAAAGAAAGGATCTTCTCCTCCGGCCACATGACGATACCATATTCTTTCAAATCTAACATATCTCTAGTATAACACAGAAGGTTTCACCTGTCTTTGTATCTGATTTATAATATTTTCAATAGACAGTATATGACTTTTCTTTCTACTTAAATATTTTTAATATGACTTCAGCTGAAAATCAATATAATATCATAGAATGCAATTATCCATCTTCATGGTTTGATTTTGAGACAAATAATACTCAATGAAAATCAAAGAGAAAACTAGGAAGCTAGCCACAGGTTGCTCAAAGCACTGCTTTGAGATTGTAGATAAGACTAACGAAGTCAGTCACATATATAATCCAAGGTGAAGCTGACGTGGTTTGAAGAGATTTTAAAAGAGTATAAGCTAGAAATACAGTATTATTTAAAATAGTCGATCATCCTACGGATAAACAATAAAGACTCATCTCTCTTATAAAACAATGAAAACGCAGATTGATATCATCCTAAAACAAGTAACAAAGGGAAAAATAGTGTTTTGCCCCAAAAATGCCCCAAAACAAACAAAAAAGGCTCTATAATATTTGTAGTGGGTAAATCCCCTATAGATATTATGGAGCCTATTTTTGTGTAGAAAAAAAGTCCCATATGACCTATAATGAAAAGCGACGAAACAACTCATTAGAAAGAATCATATGGAACCATTACATTTTATCACAAAACTACTCGATATCAAAGACCCTAATGTCCAAATTATGGATGTTGTTAATAGAGATACCCACAAGGAAATCATCGCTAAACTGGATTATGAGGCCCCATCTTGTCCTGAATGTGGAAGTCAAATGAAGAAATATGACTTCCAAAAACCATCGAAAATTCCTTACCTTGAAACAACTGGTATGCCTACCAGAATCCTCCTTAAAAAGCGTCGTTTCAAGTGCTATCATTGCTCTAAAATGATGGTCTCACAGACCTCTCTCGTCGAGAAAAATCACCAAATTCCTCGTATTATCAACCAAAAAATTGCGCAAAAATTGATTGAAAAAACTTCTATGACCGATATCGCTCATCAACTGGCTATTTCAACTTCAACTGTCATTCGCAAGCTTAATGACTTCCGTTTTAAGCATGATTTTTCTCGTCTTCCAGAGATTATGTCTTGGGACGAGTATGCCTTTACCAAGGGAAAGATGAGTTTCATTGCACAAGATTTTGATAATCTTAACATCATCACTGTTCTTGAAGGCAGAACACAGGCTATCATACGAAATCACTTTCTGCGCTACGAGCGAGCTGTTCGTTGTCAGGTGAAAATCATTACGATGGATATGTTTAGTCCTTATTATGCCTTGGCTAAACAGCTTTTTCCATGTGCTAAAATCGTTCTAGATCGATTTCACATTGTACAACACTTAAGCCGTGCTATGAGTCGTGTTCGTGTCCAAATCATGAATCAATTTGAGCGAAAATCCCATGAATACAAAGCCATCAAGCGCTACTGGAAGCTCATACAGCAGGATAGTCGTAAACTCAGTGATAAACGTTTTTATCGCCCTACTTTTCGCATGCACTTAACAAATAAAGAAATTCTAGACAAGCTTTTGAGCTATTCAGAAGACTTGAGACACCACTACAATCTCTATCAGCTCTTACTTTTTCACTTTCAGAACAAGGAACCTGACAAATTCTTCGGACTTATTGAGGACAATCTAAAGCAGGTTCATCCTCTTTTTCAGACTGTCTTTAAAACCTTCCTCAAGGATAAAGAAAAGATTGTCAACGCCCTTCAACTACCCTATTCCAACGCCAAATTGGAAGCGACCAATAATCTCATCAAACTTATCAAGCGAAATGCCTTTGGTTTTCGGAACTTTGAAAACTTCAAAAAACGGATTTTTATCGCTCTCAATATCAAAAAAGAAAGGACGAAATGTGTCCTTTCTCGATCTTAGCTTTTCTTCAACCCACTACAGTTGACAAAGAGCCACAAAAAAGCCTGTCACACAAGCTCAAATGCTTGATATGACAGGCTTTTTAAAGACTAATTATTTAACAGCGTCTTTAAGAGCTTTACCAGCTTTGAATGCTGGAACTTTAGAAGCTGCAATTGTGATTTCTTTACCAGTTTGTGGGTTGCGACCTTTACGTGCAGCACGCTCACGAACTTCAAAGTTACCAAAACCGATCAATTGAACTTTTTCACCAGCTGCAAGGTAGTCAGCTACTGCTGAAAATACAGCTTCAACTGCTGCTGCTGAGTCTTTCTTAGTCAATTCTGTAGCTTCTGCTACTTTAGCGATCAAATCTTGTTTGTTTGCCATGTTAATGATTCCTCCAAATTAATTTCTAATTAACAAATATAATCATATCCTAAAATCCCTTATAGGTCAAGTTAAAAACGCTGTTTATTCGCATTTTCTTTATTTTTTTAGGAATGGTAACGTACCAAAATAGCCCACGCATTCTCACCTGTATGAGTCTGAATAATAGAACCGGTTTCTAAAACAGAAATTGGTTTTTCAACATAGGCTTGTAAACTTTCTTTCATCTCTTTTGCCCAGTCAGCATTACCAGAATATGAAATTCCAATCTCTGCTACAGAAC
Above is a genomic segment from Streptococcus sp. SN-1 containing:
- a CDS encoding ISL3 family transposase yields the protein MEPLHFITKLLDIKDPNVQIMDVVNRDTHKEIIAKLDYEAPSCPECGSQMKKYDFQKPSKIPYLETTGMPTRILLKKRRFKCYHCSKMMVSQTSLVEKNHQIPRIINQKIAQKLIEKTSMTDIAHQLAISTSTVIRKLNDFRFKHDFSRLPEIMSWDEYAFTKGKMSFIAQDFDNLNIITVLEGRTQAIIRNHFLRYERAVRCQVKIITMDMFSPYYALAKQLFPCAKIVLDRFHIVQHLSRAMSRVRVQIMNQFERKSHEYKAIKRYWKLIQQDSRKLSDKRFYRPTFRMHLTNKEILDKLLSYSEDLRHHYNLYQLLLFHFQNKEPDKFFGLIEDNLKQVHPLFQTVFKTFLKDKEKIVNALQLPYSNAKLEATNNLIKLIKRNAFGFRNFENFKKRIFIALNIKKERTKCVLSRS
- a CDS encoding HU family DNA-binding protein, which codes for MANKQDLIAKVAEATELTKKDSAAAVEAVFSAVADYLAAGEKVQLIGFGNFEVRERAARKGRNPQTGKEITIAASKVPAFKAGKALKDAVK